The following are from one region of the Coffea eugenioides isolate CCC68of chromosome 2, Ceug_1.0, whole genome shotgun sequence genome:
- the LOC113762134 gene encoding probable magnesium transporter NIPA6 isoform X1 — protein MGVSDNSRGLILAMLSSLFIGTSFILKKKGLKRAAAASSATRAGVGGYTYLLEPLWWTGMIIMIVGEVANFVAYIYAPAVMVTPLGALSIIVSAVLAHFILKERLRRMGVVGCVSCVVGSVVIVIHAPQEQTPSSVQQIWNLAIQPAFLIYVAATMSIVLALVLYFEPRYGQSNILIYLGICSLMGALTVVSIKAIGIAIKLTLEGISQVAYPETWVFLTVAIVCVITQLNYLNKALDTFNAALVSPIYYVMFTTLTIIASAIMFKDWSGQDASSIASEICGFITVLSGTIILHATREQETASMAGSITWFNGDPIKSVEDAHFILLHDADYHE, from the exons ATGGGGGTGTCGGATAATTCAAGGGGGTTGATTTTGGCTATGCTGTCGAGCTTGTTTATTGGGACCAGCTTCATTTTGAAGAAGAAGGGTCTCAAGCGTGCTGCTGCTGCTTCTTCTGCTACTCGTGCAG GTGTTGGAGGGTATACTTACTTGCTTGAGCCGCTTTGGTGGACTGGCATGATTATAA TGATTGTTGGAGAAGTGGCAAATTTTGTGGCTTATATTTATGCTCCAGCTGTTATGGTGACCCCTCTTGGTGCGCTTAGTATAATTGTCAG TGCTGTTTTGGCACACTTTATCTTGAAGGAACGATTGAGAAGAATGGGTGTAGTGGGATGTGTGTCATGCGTTGTCGGATCTGTGGTCATCGTAATCCATGCACCTCAGGAGCAGACTCCAAGTTCTGTACAACAGATCTGGAATTTGGCTATTCAACCAG CATTTCTAATTTATGTTGCAGCTACGATGTCAATAGTGCTGGCACTCGTTTTGTACTTTGAGCCTCGCTATGGGCAGTCAAACATACTAATTTACTTGGGAATTTGTTCCTTAATGGGTGCCCTTACG GTTGTCAGCATAAAGGCTATTGGAATTGCAATAAAGCTTACTCTAGAGGGCATTAGTCAAGTTGCATATCCGGAGACATGGGTTTTTCTTACAGTTGCTATAGTATGTGTCATCACACAGTTAAATTACCTTAACAAG GCACTGGATACATTCAATGCAGCCCTGGTTTCTCCAATATATTATGTGATGTTCACAACTCTGACAATCATTGCTAGCGCTATAATGTTCAAG GATTGGTCAGGACAGGACGCAAGTAGCATTGCTTCCGAGATTTGTGGATTCATCACTGTGCTTTCTGGGACAATCATACTTCATGCAACACGAGAGCAGGAAACAGCAAGTATGGCAG GAAGCATAACATGGTTCAATGGAGATCCAATCAAGAGCGTGGAGGATGCGCATTTTATTTTGTTGCACGATGCAGATTACCATGAATGA
- the LOC113762134 gene encoding probable magnesium transporter NIPA6 isoform X2 codes for MGVSDNSRGLILAMLSSLFIGTSFILKKKGLKRAAAASSATRAGVGGYTYLLEPLWWTGMIIMIVGEVANFVAYIYAPAVMVTPLGALSIIVSAVLAHFILKERLRRMGVVGCVSCVVGSVVIVIHAPQEQTPSSVQQIWNLAIQPATMSIVLALVLYFEPRYGQSNILIYLGICSLMGALTVVSIKAIGIAIKLTLEGISQVAYPETWVFLTVAIVCVITQLNYLNKALDTFNAALVSPIYYVMFTTLTIIASAIMFKDWSGQDASSIASEICGFITVLSGTIILHATREQETASMAGSITWFNGDPIKSVEDAHFILLHDADYHE; via the exons ATGGGGGTGTCGGATAATTCAAGGGGGTTGATTTTGGCTATGCTGTCGAGCTTGTTTATTGGGACCAGCTTCATTTTGAAGAAGAAGGGTCTCAAGCGTGCTGCTGCTGCTTCTTCTGCTACTCGTGCAG GTGTTGGAGGGTATACTTACTTGCTTGAGCCGCTTTGGTGGACTGGCATGATTATAA TGATTGTTGGAGAAGTGGCAAATTTTGTGGCTTATATTTATGCTCCAGCTGTTATGGTGACCCCTCTTGGTGCGCTTAGTATAATTGTCAG TGCTGTTTTGGCACACTTTATCTTGAAGGAACGATTGAGAAGAATGGGTGTAGTGGGATGTGTGTCATGCGTTGTCGGATCTGTGGTCATCGTAATCCATGCACCTCAGGAGCAGACTCCAAGTTCTGTACAACAGATCTGGAATTTGGCTATTCAACCAG CTACGATGTCAATAGTGCTGGCACTCGTTTTGTACTTTGAGCCTCGCTATGGGCAGTCAAACATACTAATTTACTTGGGAATTTGTTCCTTAATGGGTGCCCTTACG GTTGTCAGCATAAAGGCTATTGGAATTGCAATAAAGCTTACTCTAGAGGGCATTAGTCAAGTTGCATATCCGGAGACATGGGTTTTTCTTACAGTTGCTATAGTATGTGTCATCACACAGTTAAATTACCTTAACAAG GCACTGGATACATTCAATGCAGCCCTGGTTTCTCCAATATATTATGTGATGTTCACAACTCTGACAATCATTGCTAGCGCTATAATGTTCAAG GATTGGTCAGGACAGGACGCAAGTAGCATTGCTTCCGAGATTTGTGGATTCATCACTGTGCTTTCTGGGACAATCATACTTCATGCAACACGAGAGCAGGAAACAGCAAGTATGGCAG GAAGCATAACATGGTTCAATGGAGATCCAATCAAGAGCGTGGAGGATGCGCATTTTATTTTGTTGCACGATGCAGATTACCATGAATGA
- the LOC113761432 gene encoding eukaryotic translation initiation factor 4B3 isoform X2 has translation MAATVSAWAKPGAWALDSEENEADLLQQHNQDSLTGVHLSNGAAANSAPTADFPSLATAAATKPKKKKGQTLSLQEFSTFGTTPKPSSSSSSQPSRGLTHDELLALPTGPRQRSAEELDRNKGFRSYGNNYDRPGRGSSDEQPRRPRDSSRDLAPSRADEIDDWGALKKSTAGNGNLFERRERGERGGFFSDSQSRADEVDNWASNKTFVPSESRRNDRRGGFESNGGADSANWVKRKEEEGRKFGSSGGGAFDSLRERRGGGFDSANGGGPDSDSWGRKKEEVATAGGRPRLNLQPRTLPVGEQNESGVKPKGSSPFGSARPREEVLKQKGQDWKEIDEKLESVKIKEAVAAVEEKPTFGKRGFGSGNWRGGFQQEEKNERAWRKPEPQPEDARPLSAEKTEDVPVEEAEDKSSQI, from the exons ATGGCGGCAACTGTCAGCGCGTGGGCTAAACCAGGCGCGTGGGCACTCGACTCCGAAGAAAACGAAGCCGACCTTCTCCAGCAACACAATCAAGACTCCCTCACCGGCGTCCATCTCTCCAACGGCGCCGCCGCCAACTCTGCTCCCACTGCCGACTTCCCATCCCTTGCCACCGCCGCCGCCACCAAGCCCAAGAAGAAAAAGGGCCAAACCCTTTCCCTTCAGGAGTTCTCCACTTTCGGCACCACCCCTAAGCCGTCTTCTTCGTCCTCGTCTCAACCCTCCAGGGGTCTTACCCACGATGAACTCTTGGCTCTCCCAACTGGCCCCCGCCAGCGCTCCGCTGAAGAGCTCGACCGCAACAAAGGCTTCAGATCCTATGGCAATAACTACGATAGGCCGGGAAGGGGCTCCTCCGACGAGCAGCCTCGCCGTCCGAGGGATTCCAGCAGGGACTTAGCGCCTTCCCGTGCCGATGAAATTGACGACTGGGGTGCCCTGAAGAAATCTACCGCTGGCAACGGTAACTTGTTTGAGCGGAGGGAAAGAGGGGAGAGAGGAGGGTTCTTCTCGGATTCGCAGTCTCGTGCGGATGAAGTTGATAACTGGGCTTCGAATAAGACGTTTGTGCCCTCTGAGAGTCGGAGGAATGATAGAAGAGGAGGTTTTGAATCGAATGGCGGCGCTGACTCGGCAAACTGGGTGAAGAGGAAGGAAGAAGAGGGGAGGAAATTTGGGTCTTCCGGTGGTGGGGCTTTTGATAGTTTGAGAGAGAGAAGAGGTGGGGGTTTTGATTCGGCTAATGGCGGTGGGCCAGATTCAGACAGCTGGGGACGGAAGAAAGAGGAGGTTGCCACTGCAGGTGGGAGGCCGAGGTTGAATTTGCAGCCTAGGACACTACCCGTAGGTGAGCAGAATGAGAGTGGAGTGAAGCCTAAGGGGTCAAGCCCATTTGGCAGCGCAAGGCCAAGGGAAGAGGTTTTGAAGCAGAAGGGGCAGGACTGGAAAGAGATCGATGAAAAGCTTGAGTCTGTCAAGATTAAAGAGGCAGTAGCCGCAGTGGAAGAAAAGCCAACTTTTGGGAAGAGAGGTTTTGGTAGTGGTAATTGGAGGGGTGGCTTCCAGcaggaggaaaaaaatgagagaGCTTGGAGGAAACCAGAGCCACAGCCCGAGGATGCTCGCCCTCTGAG TGCTGAAAAGACTGAAGATGTGCCAGTGGAAGAAGCTGAGGATAAAAGCTCACAAATATGA
- the LOC113761432 gene encoding eukaryotic translation initiation factor 4B3 isoform X1 codes for MAATVSAWAKPGAWALDSEENEADLLQQHNQDSLTGVHLSNGAAANSAPTADFPSLATAAATKPKKKKGQTLSLQEFSTFGTTPKPSSSSSSQPSRGLTHDELLALPTGPRQRSAEELDRNKGFRSYGNNYDRPGRGSSDEQPRRPRDSSRDLAPSRADEIDDWGALKKSTAGNGNLFERRERGERGGFFSDSQSRADEVDNWASNKTFVPSESRRNDRRGGFESNGGADSANWVKRKEEEGRKFGSSGGGAFDSLRERRGGGFDSANGGGPDSDSWGRKKEEVATAGGRPRLNLQPRTLPVGEQNESGVKPKGSSPFGSARPREEVLKQKGQDWKEIDEKLESVKIKEAVAAVEEKPTFGKRGFGSGNWRGGFQQEEKNERAWRKPEPQPEDARPLSSSAEKTEDVPVEEAEDKSSQI; via the exons ATGGCGGCAACTGTCAGCGCGTGGGCTAAACCAGGCGCGTGGGCACTCGACTCCGAAGAAAACGAAGCCGACCTTCTCCAGCAACACAATCAAGACTCCCTCACCGGCGTCCATCTCTCCAACGGCGCCGCCGCCAACTCTGCTCCCACTGCCGACTTCCCATCCCTTGCCACCGCCGCCGCCACCAAGCCCAAGAAGAAAAAGGGCCAAACCCTTTCCCTTCAGGAGTTCTCCACTTTCGGCACCACCCCTAAGCCGTCTTCTTCGTCCTCGTCTCAACCCTCCAGGGGTCTTACCCACGATGAACTCTTGGCTCTCCCAACTGGCCCCCGCCAGCGCTCCGCTGAAGAGCTCGACCGCAACAAAGGCTTCAGATCCTATGGCAATAACTACGATAGGCCGGGAAGGGGCTCCTCCGACGAGCAGCCTCGCCGTCCGAGGGATTCCAGCAGGGACTTAGCGCCTTCCCGTGCCGATGAAATTGACGACTGGGGTGCCCTGAAGAAATCTACCGCTGGCAACGGTAACTTGTTTGAGCGGAGGGAAAGAGGGGAGAGAGGAGGGTTCTTCTCGGATTCGCAGTCTCGTGCGGATGAAGTTGATAACTGGGCTTCGAATAAGACGTTTGTGCCCTCTGAGAGTCGGAGGAATGATAGAAGAGGAGGTTTTGAATCGAATGGCGGCGCTGACTCGGCAAACTGGGTGAAGAGGAAGGAAGAAGAGGGGAGGAAATTTGGGTCTTCCGGTGGTGGGGCTTTTGATAGTTTGAGAGAGAGAAGAGGTGGGGGTTTTGATTCGGCTAATGGCGGTGGGCCAGATTCAGACAGCTGGGGACGGAAGAAAGAGGAGGTTGCCACTGCAGGTGGGAGGCCGAGGTTGAATTTGCAGCCTAGGACACTACCCGTAGGTGAGCAGAATGAGAGTGGAGTGAAGCCTAAGGGGTCAAGCCCATTTGGCAGCGCAAGGCCAAGGGAAGAGGTTTTGAAGCAGAAGGGGCAGGACTGGAAAGAGATCGATGAAAAGCTTGAGTCTGTCAAGATTAAAGAGGCAGTAGCCGCAGTGGAAGAAAAGCCAACTTTTGGGAAGAGAGGTTTTGGTAGTGGTAATTGGAGGGGTGGCTTCCAGcaggaggaaaaaaatgagagaGCTTGGAGGAAACCAGAGCCACAGCCCGAGGATGCTCGCCCTCTGAG TTCCAGTGCTGAAAAGACTGAAGATGTGCCAGTGGAAGAAGCTGAGGATAAAAGCTCACAAATATGA